The sequence below is a genomic window from Lolium perenne isolate Kyuss_39 chromosome 4, Kyuss_2.0, whole genome shotgun sequence.
cagtttccttTTGATTATCGTGGATCTAAGAGCTTATAGCAGATTGCAAAGTATGTAGGACAAGAAGGATCAGGAATACTTCTGTAAGACTGTAATGGAAACTATGATATGGCTAAGACTGCAGCACGGTACAGTAGTATTTTTGAGTATATGCAGTTAATTTCAACTGTAAATGAGACCATATATAGTTAAGGTTATTTTTTAATTCATAGCATACAACTGTGCACAGATTGAGATGTTGATACATGTATTGTACGGAGAACTGATATTAGAAATAAGCTTCAAGAAGAGATCAAAATGTCATAGGATAATGGTGGAGAGGGAGAGAGCAATATACATACCAATTGTAGATGGTTTGATTGGGCAGCACAAGACGATGTCCTCCTCGAGGAATTCGTCATCTTCACCCATGGGTGCAGTTGCTTCGGCGAAGAAGCAAACGGGCAGCTCACCAGCAGCGTCCTTTAGCCGTGCCAAGAAGTTGATGTGCCAAAAGGCTTCCCCACGAATGAACATGTGCGAGCCCAATATGAAATGGAGCTCGTAGTGTTGATCTGTTTGCTGAGCATATTTGCACAGTGCAGCTTCAGTCAGTTGGCGTGAGAATTCCTGGGAATATCTGCAGCCGTCAATGCGAGACTTGATTATGGCAGACACCCAGGTCGTCACCAGTGGAGGAGGGGGGGCAGAGATCTCCTGGAATCGGGGAGGGAACCAGCATGGCGGAGAGGCGATCGAGGTCAGGAGCGAAGAGCACCTGGTTGACGCGAAGAAGCATGTCGGCAGTATGCTCAACTTTGGGAAGGACCGAGGAGGAGAAGTACGCCATGGCGCGCGGCACGGGATGGTGCGTGGCCTCGGCGGCGGCGAGAAAGGTGGCATACTGGCATGGGTGGGCGACAAGGCGGAGTcagaggcggaggcgacggcttGCAAGAGGTCGGCCCTGGAGAGATGTAGGTGCCAGAGCGCGTCGGCGCGGGAGAGGGAGGGACAGAGTTGGAGAAGGAAGGCGACGAGGCCCTCGAGGGAGCGGTGGGCGGCGCGGGCCATGCATTGGGGGCTGATCTCGAGCACGTCGCCGAAGTGAAACTCGGTAGTGGGGCGGCGGGGAAAGGCGGTGTCATACCAGATGGCGTTGACGAGGATGATGTCGACGGAAGAGAAGGGCTCATCGTCCGGGCAGCACTAGCGTCATCGCCGCTTTCCTTGCTAAAGGTGTTGCTTGATATGCGGTGCTTCGATGGGCTAGGAGTGTGCTGGAATTCTCCGggggcgcagcggttgcgagtCGTCTTCATTCTCTCGAGCTGCCGGTGTTGGcatttctttcctttttttctttctcttttgtttcTTTTGGGCTTCGTGGTGCTGCGGCACCAACGTGCTTGTTGTATCGGTTGGTTGTTATATTAATATagtggggcgaaagcctatttcgagaagGAATTTTCTGCTCTTACGGTAAATCACTCGGGTGAAGGGGAAGGAAAATTGTTTCCATCAAGACAACAACTAAGTTAAAACTGTAGTTAGTACTATACAGTGAGGACTTCGTTCATAACAGTTAGGACAGCTGGTATCGCTTGTATGACCAAGAGCATCACGGTAATTTAACCAACACTTGCACGCTTGTTCTGAACACCACGAGTACGTATACGTTGATTTGCCTTGTGCATCTACTGGAAAGCAGGTGAATCGTTTGTCTTGGTGCTTACAGTACTGTAGAAGCTATCCATGTAAGCAATACTAACCCCAGAACATTTGCCAAATGGATTGATCAGATCCAAGCATGAAAATGTTGCTTCAAATACAGCATGAGATTAAAAAAATGCGTGATTTAGTTTTTTAGGGAACTAACTTAAGGAGTAGTTTTTTTTATTGCCAATTGGCATATGGAACAATGCGTTGTCGTGGTGCTTACAGTACTATAGAAGCTATCCATGTAAGCAATACTAACCCCAGAACATTTGCCAAATGGATTGATCAGATCCAAGCATGAAAATGTTGCTTCAAATACAGCATGAGATTTAAAAAAATGCGTGAATTAGTTTTTTAGGGAACTTAGTTTTTTGAATTGCCAGTTGGCATATGGAACAATGCGTTTGCAACTGCAAGTGAACTGTAAACTTCCGACAATTAAGGGAGATTCAGAAAACCAGTCAGTTTGGCACATTTACAATCATAACTTTAAGATATTAATAATAATACTCACTAGGCAACATCGTGTCAAATAGAACACAGACATATCAAGTAGCAACATTCACTAGGCAACATCATGTCAAATAGAAACACAACATATCATACAAAACAGAACAAAAACATCATTATTCAAGATAGGCACTAGCAGTCAGATGCTCTATGCAGTCATACTATATAAATTACTACTGCTAACTCCTATAATGCTTGACGGATCCAGAAGTCCTCTACGCTTTCATCCCCGTCAGAACTCTGAGGAAAGCTCTTCTCTACAGCACATACAGTTGCACAGTCCCTCTCGGCATCGAACGTGATAAAGTCCACAAGCCGAGGAAAATTATAAGCCCAGTGATCATCTCCATTCCCAATCTTGTCAGCATCATAGTCCTCCAATCCACCGTTATGTTCTTTGTTGATAGGATGGTTGATCTTTATGTATCCGGCACTACAAGAACGACACCCACCTACATGTTCCAGAAAGAAGAATCAGCAGAAGAGCTTTTCacaatagaaaagaaacaaaaatataCTCCGTACAAAACTTCAAACAGCAAATAAAATTACAAAACGATGTAACTTGTTCAATAAGGTTAAGCTAGCCGAGATAGTAAAGACAGTTGGACGGGGACTGATAAAACAAAATGGAGTTTGGATCACCAAGACAAAACGAAGACAGGTGGATGTGGAATTTAGTTCGGGATACCATCAGAAAGAGTAAATGTGTGACTAGAATTAGCTTAGAAATACTGAGGGTGACTCGAGACGGAAATGGCGGCACTGCAGAACAATGAAGACTACATGAAAGGAGCCAACGCATCAATGCGCATTCGGTTCGAAAAATGGTATTTGGAGCAGCAAAAGTAGTTAACGTGAAGGTTTCCCTAAAATTGTCTATCAGGACTGCATGTTATGAGCCAACATTGCAAATCCAAGGAACTGACACCATTTCGTGTCTAGATCCCCAGAAACTGCAGTGACTTGGGCTTGGTGCTCTGGGCGTAACAATTTGTTTGATACTATGTATCACTCTTGACATGTTTCAAGGACAACGAATTGTTCTTATATATACATCTTGATGGAGTATATAGGTTTCAATAAACTTGTCTAATATTTAAATTCCTATTTGTATCAGTGAACTTGCAATAGCTGAACTTGTAAATTATTTAAATCCCTATTTTTATCTGTGAATCTGTTGCTAGAGTCAACCTTCCAAGTCATGACAGGATAAATAAATTAATTGCTAGCAATGAACAATTTATGCGCATTAAAAAAACGTGACTTGGGGGTTAAACAGCCCTCCAAGCAGTTTATAATAAAAGAATTTAGGTGTGTGCAAACCGAGAGTGGGTGCTGGCATCCGAACTCAAGGTCGGATGGGCATGGTAGGTATCAGCACCTCCTAGCCATCCGGGCTGAGCCTCGGTTCAAATATGTGCGCATTCTAATTCTCACTGAGCTAAGAGCTTACAGCTGATTATATatatatctatctatctatctatctactaAAAACATAATACATGGTTCCAAAATAGAGACGCTACGTTAAACCACATTAATCTAATTATTCTATcagttagatctaaaatttaGGATTTAAGGTTTTACGTAACATATACTAGTAGTATGCAAGACAAGAAGGGTCGGCAATAGTTATGTAAGTGTCTAAACTGCAGCACAATACTACTGCTAGAAACAGAATATGTAGTAGATCAAAATGTTGTAGTAGGATAATGGTGTTGGGAGACCACATACATACCAATTCTAGACAGTTTGATTGGGCAGCACAAGACGATATCCTCCTCCAGGAATTCATCATCGTCAGGTTGCAAGCGGGGCGGGTTGCGGCTGCCCGCCAGAGAGTCACGCGGGGCAGCGCATGCTGTGCGGACCGTCGCGGAACGCCGCATCATTCCGCTGGAGCTGGCGCGGGACACAGCTGCACACCGCACTATCCCGCGTCATCCCGCATCACGCGCGGAGCATACTTGGCGCGGCACAGAGCAGCTAGCTAACTAGTGACTGATCGATCGGAAGCCAATGCTTAGAGCAGCTAGCTAAACAGATTGGAAGTACGGTACATGCAAACAATACTTGAGAGACTTTTTTTTTGAACACGACTTGAGAGACATTTAGGGAACAAAATAACTAAGTACCATGCAATTTTAGCAACTGCTGGAATTTTGAACAAAACAAGGTTGATTGCAACAAAGCATGCATGGAGAGTTGTCCAGTAACTAGGGCATCTCTAGCGGGGTATCTCTAGTGGGGTAACTCAAACGGACTAACCTGTTCGCCGCGATCTATCGTCCACCAAATTTGGAAAATCGACGCGTCGGCCCAGACAGGCTGTGGACATCGTTGAGCTCAAGCACCAGCGCCCGACCTCCGACACCGCCCGCATACGCGGATCGTACCGCTACCTCCACCACAGGCTGAAGCCGTCGCGTGCCTTCGCACAGCGCAAGTCGCAGTACTACCGCGACCTGGAGGCGTTGAGGTCGCGAGATTCGCCGCCGGGCCGCTCGATCTGCAGCGACCTGGAGGCGTCGAGCTCCAGCGTGCCGCGTCGCCTCGCCTTCACCGAGGGGTCTAGCTCGAGCGCCTCCGCCCTGTCGCCGCAGTTCGATCTCGGTGACTACGCGAAGGACGACGACATCCCCACCCTCGCCACGAAGCTCGAGCTTGCCGCCCCCGCGCTGATGACCGGCGACTTCGTCCCCGATGCGGCCCTGGGCACGATGACAAAGCTGCTGGAGGAGAAGAGCTGCCGCGACGCAGAGAAGAAGGCGGAGTGGCTCCGCGAACAGGCGGTGCAGGACGCATGCTACAtcccgctgctgacgctcctccgccaGCTGCTGCTGACGCAGGTCAAGGGGGTGCTCAGTGTTGTACATATACGAGATATGTGTACCATTTTGATATTCTTGATTGCCTCGAGACAAATGAAAACAGTAACCAACGGAAGTCGCTAGTTGCACGTCATCTCTGAGGCATAGTTGTACAATCGTGAATCTTGCACAACACTATCATTAAACACAAAAacattattttggttttattcaaCTTTTATTTGAACCTTATCACTTGAATTTGGGTTAAACCATAATGTTCTAACATGTAAATAACGAACACGCCCCCGAGCGTCGCAGGAGCGGGAGTTCttcaacgacgcgaacctcgagcacgcccccgagatatcgcgccagcgagcggccacggaggaggcggcACACCTCCTCTTGGCGGCGGAGCAACATAAGCTCATCGAGTTGAATGCTCATCGCCACGCCGAGGTGTTCGCCCGCGAGCGAGCGAGGCTTCTCGACAAAGGCTGGCAGCGCGGGGATAGCATCGCCGGCAAGCTcctgcgacgccggccgccatgTTCCACTGCCATATGCGCGAAGCAAGGACGGAGAGGTGGGCACGGACGCAAGCGGCAAATGTAGTCGATCTGTAAGTGTACTCGTATGTTGTACTGTACTTGGATGTTCActtaaaagtactccctccgattcatattaattgacttcaatatggatgtatctagaactaaaatgtgtctagatacatccatatttgagtcaattaatatgaaccggagggagtagtttgaTTTTTGTACTCACGTACTTATATTACAATGTACTTTCAAGTTTAATCTGAacatgtttcgcaaaaaaaaaaaaaatctgaacaaTACATATATGCATGGTTGCTATAATTGAACCGCGGGGCAAGTACGGATTGCTGCATCGTTTTCGTGCCTGTACGCGCAGGAAGGAGTACAGCGCGCGGCGTGGGGAGACGTACAGCGCGCGGCGTGAGGAGACAGTGCAGGCCTAGCGGGACAGTGCAGGCCTAGCGGGCCTGACCGCTTTATCCCGCACCTACCAACGCGGTCGAAGTTGCGGCGCCGCGCGGGTGAATTTCGCGGGGCGGCCTTGCGGCGTAGCGGGCAGTCCCGCACCACTTGACAGCTGAATCGTCACCCATGGGTGCAGTTGCTTCGACGAAGAAGTAGATGGGCAGTTCACCAGCGGCATCCTTTGGGCGTGCCAAGAAGTTTGTGTGCCAATAAAAGGCTTCCGATCTAAAGAACACATGCAAGCCACAAAACATATGGAGCTCGTATTGTTGACCTGTTTGCTGAGCATATTTGCGCAGTGCAGTTTCAGCCAGTTGGCGTGAGGTTTCCTGGGAATCTCTGCAGCCGTCCATGCGAGACTTGATAATGGCGGCCACCCAGGACGTCACCAGTGGGGGAGGGGGGCAGAGGTCTTCTGTAATCGTGGAGGGAACCAGCATGTTGGAGAGGCGGTCGAGGTCCgggcccgagaggaactggttgaCGCGGAGAAGCATGTCCGCATCATGCTCCACCGTGGGAAGGACCGAGGACGCGAAGTACGCCATGGCGCGCGGCACGGGATGGTGCGCGGCCTCGGCGGCGGCGAGAAAGGTGGCATGGGTGGGCGCCAAGGCGGAGGCGGAAGCGGAGGCGATGGCTTGGGAGAGGTCGGCCCTGGAGAGATGGAGGTGCCAGAGCGCGTCGTCGCGGGAGAGGGAGGGACAGAGGTGGAGGATGCAGGCGACGAGGCCCTCCAGAGAGCGGTGAGCGATGCGGGCCAGGCATTGGGGGCTGATCTCGAGCACGTCGCCGAAGTGAAACTCGGTAGTGGGGCGGCGGGGAAAGGCGGTGTCATACCAGACGGCGTTGACGAGGATGTTGTCGACGGGGGATAGGGGCCCGTAGCAGTGGCCGGCGATGAGGACGCCGCGGGCGTGCGTGCTCCAGAGCCGGGCGGCGGGCAGGCGGGAGAGCGCCTCCAGGTAGAAGGTGCGGATGAGGTTCAGCAGCCTGAGCCTCAGAGCGCGAGGGTTCCGCAGCGGGGCAGGGGCCGCCTCGTCCTTcttctcctcgttgggttcggagGAAGGAGGGGTTTCATGTGGGGCGGCGCCGTCCTCCGGTATACCACCAGATGGGCTTGTTGAGGGGCTTTTGTTAGACGAATCGGCGGCGGCCTCCTCGATTTCTCTGTGGCGGCGGCCACCCATGGTGGTGGTCATCGTtggtggccggcggcggcgcggcgctggCGATTTGGTACGGCACCCGACCGCccgttagagcatgtctaacagacccgtaaaaggggcaaatccgtataataaccgccgatatacgggtttcggctctacccggccgtctagcacgccccgtaaaaacggtccccgcatcgttttttgctgttttcaattacggggcgggtcgtcgccccctacttgtgcggggtgggagcggggatagaGGGCCAAACCGGTATCGCCCACTCCACTGCGCGCGAAGGGTTTCGCTGaagccaaccgccgccgccgccgcccgatctcCTCCGCCGCGCCCTTCCCGGCCGGATCCCGCTGCCATGGATCGTCCGCAAGAGCCGCCTACCGCCGGCGATGCATCTCCTCCGGCCGCGGTGGTCGATGTCCCCGTCGGAGGTGCGCCGAACGCCGGCGTGGTGTCGGCCATGATCTCCGCCACCATCCTGTCGAAGAGGAAGAGGTTTCCGAAGCAATTCTTCGAAGCTCCTGCGGCGGCGGCAGCTTCGCCGGCCGCAGCTTCACCGGGCGAAGCCCCGCCGGCTGCCAAGAAGGCGGGCAGGATGAAGACCAAGGCGGCCGGGCCGAGGGGCGCCGCGCCGGCCAAGGTGCGGACAAAGGCAATCAGCCGCATCGGCCTCGCGCCTCCACCGCCCTCCAAGGCCACGCCCTCTCCTCCCTCCGTTCTGTCCgatgcgccgcccgcgccgccgccacccaccatggacgtagacaaggtgttcgatcttgagtccacaacatcctacatggtcatgatgatgcgcaccgacggcatggacgaggatcagctggcgtggtggaacgagaccaaggcggacatcattgcgaggaagaaggctgcgcgtcaagctcgtgctcaaggtgagtctccggcgagtggtggcgccggtggcgatggactcgttgatggttgatcacatttgggaacttccgtggcttgaacattgcctttgatcgcgttgtgatgttaaaactatgaattatgcatcacatattttggatgtgctatgtttgatgTGAAATTGGTGTGCAAATTGATGTCTAAAACCCTATTTTGAGGGGCcggaaactcggacgagctagcagaacccgtatcccTATTCTGTTTTACGTTGTggggatacgggttctgctagctcgtccgagttttcggccCGTGAAAACCggatacagggccctctactcgcgttttacaaggcgaaaaaatacggggctgttagacatgctcttagtctGTTATTATACGGAGTAATTTGTAAGCAGAGCATTGTTCGTGACTCGGGAGAAAATCTATCGACCCAACGCTTGCTTTATTGTACTACTTggattaagggcatctccaggggcgccacctaaatggtcgttgagcgaccgttttcgtccaccgtgaccggaaatgcgtctggtaccACCTTCAACGgggcgcaaagtgaccgggccgtccgcggagatgtAAACCTGGTCCAAATATGCGTCTGGGATGCGTCTCTGGCGGACGcagaaagtgtccgctcgcgtctggcggacgttttgtTTGGCCCACCAGGCAGTgacgcagcgtcgatgcgtcttctccgcctGTACTGccgccgaggcgtcgcttcggcagtctgcggccgcgttaaTTGCGATGCcgcgcggccgtcgcctacctctgcgcacgtcactactaggaaaaggctatAGATGGAAATAGGCCTACCGGCGCACCAGCAAACCCATGCGCCGGTGGCAAATAGTGCCGGCGCACCAATAtgtcgccgcgccggcgatggaggCTTAATGCCGGCGCACAAGCAAAAAAGATGCGCCGGCGATAAATTTCAAAGAGGACCAGACCAGCCCGAAAAAATCTAACCCCTTACTGCCGGCGCATCACCATGTTGGCGCGCCGGTGGTAAGTTTCTTATTGCCGGCGCTGCAGTAgaatggtgcgccggcggtaagggcaGCCATAATTTTCCCtctacacccccccccccccccccccccccccatggaccgccttttcagttttgaaaaaaataaaagaaaatgataaaaaaattaaatcctttgaaatgcccatgtaatatgtcatctaggtttagtgaaaattgaaaaaaaaaatgacttttgatatattatgcaaaatggcgtcatctttcggtaaaacgggttttctggttgcatacgacctccgatgaaaaacttttttatatcaaaatcgatctactcgaaatttcctattcgaattcaactgCCTACGGTCGTTTggacaaaaaatggattcgtcaattggaaaacagaaacaggacttttttcatgttttagattttgatgaaaaaaattaaaaaaatacccccggcgcaccaccctacttggtgcgccgACAGTAACAGGGGCTATATATGCCAAACCAGCCCGACGCACCTTCTCTCTCTTCCATTTCCCCCCATCTTCTCTTTcacttctccttctcctctcttCCTCCCTCCGGCCACCTTCTCTTCTCCTCCACTATTCCCCCTCTTCTACCTTCTTACCCCTCTAATCCCTCCagcgagcacctcctcaagctactcaccggagcacctcctcaagctactcaccggcgagcacctcctcaagctatctcaccggagcacctcctcaagctactcaccggcgagcacctcctcaagcatctcgccggcgagcacctcctcaagcatcacctCCTCTCAACCCCACAATCACCGACG
It includes:
- the LOC139830192 gene encoding uncharacterized protein codes for the protein MTTTMGGRRHREIEEAAADSSNKSPSTSPSGGIPEDGAAPHETPPSSEPNEEKKDEAAPAPLRNPRALRLRLLNLIRTFYLEALSRLPAARLWSTHARGVLIAGHCYGPLSPVDNILVNAVWYDTAFPRRPTTEFHFGDVLEISPQCLARIAHRSLEGLVACILHLCPSLSRDDALWHLHLSRADLSQAIASASASALAPTHATFLAAAEAAHHPVPRAMAYFASSVLPTVEHDADMLLRVNQFLSGPDLDRLSNMLVPSTITEDLCPPPPLVTSWVAAIIKSRMDGCRDSQETSRQLAETALRKYAQQTGQQYELHMFCGLHVFFRSEAFYWHTNFLARPKDAAGELPIYFFVEATAPMGDDSAVKWCGTARYAARPPREIHPRGAATSTALVGAG